The following proteins are co-located in the Candidatus Accumulibacter cognatus genome:
- a CDS encoding glycosyltransferase, exosortase A system-associated, giving the protein MSLRVLHVLDHSLPLHSGYSFRTLAILREQRALGWETVHLTTPKQGAGAVLQEEVDGWLFHRTPSAEGSGLLHQMRLTTTRLQDVVRATRPDLIHAHSPVLNALPSLWVGRRQRLPVVYEMRASWEDAAVDHGTTKEGSLRYRVSRGLESLALRHADQVTTICEGLRGDIAIRGIPPERITVIPNAVDVSLFRYGVEPDARLRRSLGLEGATVVGFAGSFYGYEGLDLLIEAARRMLPRHPRLRVLMVGGGPQESNLKAQVVAAGMQEQVIFTGRVAHTEVQRYYELIDVLAYPRLPIRLTELVTPLKPLEAMAQGRMLVASDVGGHRELIRHGETGFLFRAGDPASLAAAIEDLLAKRPLWPQIRRQARGFVEVERTWADSVARYREVYCRALARYDRRPTI; this is encoded by the coding sequence ATGAGCCTCCGTGTTCTGCACGTGCTTGACCATTCGTTGCCGTTGCACAGCGGCTACAGCTTTCGTACTTTGGCCATTTTGCGTGAGCAGCGCGCGCTGGGCTGGGAAACGGTGCATCTGACGACGCCAAAACAGGGTGCCGGGGCAGTCCTGCAGGAAGAGGTCGATGGCTGGCTTTTTCATCGTACGCCGAGTGCCGAAGGCAGCGGCCTGCTCCATCAGATGCGATTGACGACCACTCGCCTGCAGGATGTCGTACGGGCTACGCGACCGGATCTCATTCATGCCCATTCACCCGTCCTCAATGCTCTGCCGAGCCTCTGGGTCGGTCGCCGGCAGCGCCTACCGGTGGTCTATGAGATGCGCGCTTCCTGGGAGGATGCAGCCGTCGATCATGGCACGACGAAGGAAGGTAGCCTGCGCTACCGGGTATCGAGAGGGTTGGAGAGCCTGGCACTTCGCCACGCCGATCAGGTGACGACGATTTGTGAAGGTCTGCGTGGCGATATTGCCATTCGCGGTATCCCGCCCGAGCGAATCACGGTGATCCCGAACGCCGTAGACGTCAGCCTGTTTCGTTATGGTGTCGAACCCGATGCCCGGTTGCGCCGTTCGCTGGGACTCGAAGGCGCGACCGTCGTCGGTTTTGCCGGTTCATTTTATGGGTACGAAGGCCTTGATCTGCTGATCGAGGCGGCCCGCAGGATGCTTCCCCGACATCCGCGGCTGCGTGTGCTGATGGTCGGTGGCGGACCGCAGGAGAGCAACCTGAAAGCACAGGTTGTCGCCGCCGGGATGCAGGAGCAGGTGATTTTTACTGGCCGGGTAGCGCACACTGAGGTGCAACGCTATTACGAACTGATCGACGTGCTGGCGTATCCGCGTTTACCGATCCGGTTGACCGAACTGGTCACGCCGCTCAAGCCACTTGAAGCCATGGCGCAGGGGCGGATGCTGGTAGCCTCTGACGTCGGTGGCCACCGCGAGTTGATCCGGCACGGCGAAACCGGTTTCCTGTTTCGTGCCGGTGATCCTGCGTCCCTCGCAGCGGCGATCGAAGACCTTCTGGCCAAACGCCCTTTGTGGCCACAGATTCGTCGGCAAGCGCGTGGCTTTGTCGAGGTCGAGCGTACCTGGGCCGACAGTGTGGCCCGCTATCGCGAGGTCTACTGTCGAGCACTAGCCCGTTATGATCGTCGTCCAACCATTTAA
- the asnB gene encoding asparagine synthase (glutamine-hydrolyzing), whose amino-acid sequence MCGIHGIYRFDGLSVEPRILTAMGDRTRHRGPDDEGSHVDGPCGIAMRRLSIIDLAGGHQPLSNADGTLWLVCNGEIYNFRELRSELQAKHYHFKTGSDSEVMLHLYDAEGDDFIHRLNGMFDFALWDARRRRLLIGRDRLGVKPLYVLQDGQQLAFASEAKALLALPGVRAELDRQVVADYLHLGYVAAPDCIFRGIRKLPPATLLAVEGGQVHEWRYWRLPDRVRQDISESEWSESVRTQLEESVRMQMVSDVPIGAFLSGGVDSSAVVGLMARHSPQPIRTYAIGFAGGEAEALYNELPYARRVAELFSTQHREILVRPDVVALLPKLLWHMDEPLSDTAFITTFLVSEFARQDVKVILSGVGGDELFGGYRRYLGGHYAQRYRRLPDWLRRSASFAAAHLPADRHSGFLNTLRLAKGFLASAEMTADERYRSYLQVLDRQAVAALLIEPGGAASDSLARAFAAAGNADELNRMFAVDAETQLPDDLLLLTDKMSMAVSLECRVPLLDHELVELAAAMPASIKMRDGRLKHLFKASLADLLPDDILNRKKRGFGTPMGAWLKRELAPLLSRLLAAEVVTARGLFRQSAVDQLVAAHAANRMDGTDILLALMNLEIWSRIYLDHRDPGNVAEELKSYVA is encoded by the coding sequence GTGTGTGGTATTCACGGTATCTATCGTTTTGACGGGCTGAGCGTCGAGCCCAGAATTCTCACCGCGATGGGTGATCGCACGCGTCACCGCGGTCCCGATGATGAAGGCAGTCACGTCGATGGCCCCTGCGGCATCGCCATGCGCCGACTGTCGATCATCGACCTGGCTGGTGGTCACCAGCCACTTTCGAATGCCGATGGAACGTTGTGGCTGGTGTGCAATGGCGAGATCTACAACTTCCGCGAGTTGCGCAGCGAGCTGCAGGCAAAGCACTATCATTTCAAGACCGGCTCCGATTCCGAGGTGATGTTGCACCTTTATGACGCCGAGGGTGACGACTTCATCCACCGGTTGAACGGCATGTTTGACTTTGCGCTCTGGGACGCGCGTCGGCGTCGCTTGCTGATTGGCCGCGACCGACTCGGGGTGAAGCCGCTGTACGTGCTGCAGGACGGGCAGCAGCTTGCCTTTGCCAGTGAAGCCAAAGCCCTGCTGGCCTTGCCAGGTGTCCGTGCAGAACTTGACCGGCAGGTCGTTGCCGACTACCTGCACCTCGGCTACGTCGCCGCGCCTGACTGTATCTTCCGGGGAATTCGCAAGTTGCCACCAGCCACGCTGCTGGCGGTCGAAGGCGGTCAGGTGCACGAATGGCGCTACTGGCGGCTGCCCGATCGGGTTCGCCAGGATATTTCCGAGAGCGAGTGGAGCGAATCCGTGCGGACTCAGCTTGAGGAATCTGTACGCATGCAGATGGTCAGCGATGTCCCGATCGGAGCCTTTCTCTCGGGGGGCGTCGATTCGAGCGCAGTAGTTGGTTTGATGGCCCGTCACTCGCCGCAGCCGATACGCACCTATGCCATCGGTTTTGCTGGTGGCGAAGCCGAGGCACTGTATAACGAATTGCCTTATGCACGTCGAGTTGCCGAACTGTTTTCAACGCAGCATCGCGAGATTCTCGTTCGTCCCGACGTCGTCGCATTATTGCCAAAGCTGCTATGGCATATGGATGAGCCTTTGTCGGACACTGCATTCATTACCACCTTCCTGGTTTCTGAGTTTGCGCGCCAGGATGTCAAGGTGATCTTGTCCGGGGTCGGTGGCGATGAGCTGTTCGGCGGCTACCGCCGCTACCTCGGTGGCCATTACGCCCAGCGTTATCGGCGCTTGCCCGACTGGTTGCGGCGTTCGGCGAGTTTTGCGGCTGCGCACTTGCCTGCCGATCGGCACTCCGGGTTTCTCAATACGCTGCGCCTGGCCAAGGGTTTTCTGGCATCCGCTGAAATGACTGCCGACGAACGCTATCGCAGCTACCTGCAGGTGCTCGATCGACAGGCAGTCGCAGCTTTGTTGATCGAACCGGGTGGGGCGGCGTCCGATTCGCTGGCGCGTGCTTTTGCTGCCGCCGGTAATGCGGACGAACTCAACCGCATGTTCGCGGTCGATGCCGAAACGCAACTACCTGACGATTTGCTGCTGCTCACCGACAAGATGAGCATGGCCGTGTCGCTTGAATGCCGGGTGCCGTTGCTCGATCATGAACTCGTCGAACTAGCAGCGGCCATGCCGGCATCGATCAAGATGCGTGACGGCCGGCTCAAACATCTCTTCAAGGCGTCGCTCGCTGATTTGCTGCCCGACGACATCCTTAACCGCAAGAAGCGTGGTTTTGGCACGCCGATGGGCGCCTGGCTGAAGCGCGAACTGGCACCCCTGCTGAGTCGATTGCTGGCGGCCGAGGTGGTGACAGCACGGGGTCTGTTCCGCCAATCGGCGGTCGACCAGTTGGTGGCAGCGCACGCAGCCAACCGCATGGACGGTACCGACATCCTGTTGGCCCTGATGAACCTCGAGATCTGGAGCCGGATTTATCTCGACCATCGAGACCCGGGCAACGTTGCCGAAGAACTGAAAAGCTACGTCGCATGA
- a CDS encoding TIGR03087 family PEP-CTERM/XrtA system glycosyltransferase: MNILYVCHRFPFPPKRGGKIRPFNMIRHLSASGHRVTVCSLVRSSQEAEEGRGIAPHCAAFEMAQVSDPVQTLRMVARLPVLQPSSMGYFYSASLRQCLRRLLSAQQWDLIFVHCSSVAQYVEQVRDVPKILDFGDMDSQKWLEYANYKPFPLSLGYRLEGMKMLAAEKRLARLFDFCTATTHAEWETLEGYGTGVATDWFPNGVDSEFFCPSNEPYDADTISFIGRMDYYPNQECMARFCEQIWPLLRRCRPNIKLLIVGADPSPEMQKLGDLPGVTVTGSVPDVRPYIRNSALMVAPLNIARGTQNKILEAMAMGVPVVTSRVAAGGVDAESVKHFLVADTTEEYSAAILRILDDPAERQRLALAGRQRMLSNHAWPNSMARLDQIVDRCIRNFSQSKRKLA; this comes from the coding sequence ATGAACATCCTTTACGTCTGCCACCGTTTTCCATTCCCGCCCAAGCGTGGCGGAAAAATCCGGCCTTTTAACATGATCCGCCATCTCTCGGCCAGCGGCCATCGGGTGACGGTCTGTTCGCTCGTGCGCTCATCTCAGGAAGCCGAGGAAGGCCGCGGGATTGCACCGCACTGTGCCGCGTTCGAGATGGCTCAGGTTTCTGATCCGGTACAGACTCTGAGAATGGTCGCCCGCCTTCCCGTGCTGCAGCCTTCATCAATGGGTTATTTCTATTCCGCGTCGCTGCGGCAATGCTTGCGCCGACTATTGAGCGCGCAGCAGTGGGATCTGATCTTTGTCCATTGCTCATCGGTCGCGCAGTATGTCGAACAGGTTCGCGACGTGCCAAAGATCCTCGACTTCGGTGACATGGATTCGCAAAAATGGCTCGAGTATGCCAACTACAAACCCTTTCCGCTTTCCCTCGGCTATCGGCTGGAAGGCATGAAAATGCTGGCGGCTGAAAAACGTCTGGCCAGACTGTTCGATTTCTGTACGGCGACCACCCACGCCGAGTGGGAGACACTCGAAGGCTATGGCACTGGCGTGGCGACCGACTGGTTTCCGAACGGTGTCGATAGCGAGTTTTTCTGCCCTTCCAACGAACCCTATGACGCGGATACCATCAGCTTCATTGGCCGGATGGACTACTACCCGAATCAGGAATGCATGGCGCGTTTCTGTGAGCAGATCTGGCCTTTGCTCAGGCGCTGTCGGCCGAACATCAAATTGTTGATCGTCGGTGCCGATCCATCGCCAGAGATGCAAAAGCTGGGTGATCTTCCTGGTGTCACCGTCACCGGTTCGGTGCCCGATGTTCGCCCATACATTCGCAACTCGGCGCTGATGGTGGCGCCACTCAACATTGCCCGCGGTACGCAGAACAAGATTCTCGAGGCAATGGCCATGGGTGTGCCGGTGGTGACCAGCCGGGTTGCCGCAGGTGGCGTCGACGCCGAGTCCGTGAAGCATTTCCTTGTTGCTGATACAACAGAAGAATATTCTGCAGCGATTCTGCGGATCCTGGACGATCCGGCGGAACGACAGCGACTGGCACTGGCTGGACGGCAGCGCATGCTCAGCAACCATGCCTGGCCGAATTCGATGGCAAGACTAGACCAGATTGTTGATCGCTGCATCAGGAACTTCTCGCAAAGCAAAAGGAAACTCGCATGA
- a CDS encoding UDP-glucose/GDP-mannose dehydrogenase family protein, with the protein MKISIFGLGYVGAVSLACLTRDGHEVIGVDIDATKLELIMAGKTPVVEEGMVDLMALAVASGRVTVTTDAQQAVLDSEVSLVCVGTPSASNGSQDQGAILRLAAEMGCAIAGKHEPHIVVFRSTLVPGTVEDVLRPIIEEKSGKRDGEGFFLCFQPEFLREGSSIRDYDKPPFTIVGANHAYPVKRLRALFGNLPCRFIETSVRSAEMMKYCCNNFHALKITFANETARLCEALGVDAFEVMDLVCQDTQLNISTAYLKPGYAFGGSCLPKDLRATTYLAKIHDVDIPMLGGIMQSNRNHLELALRKLLSLGKRKIGFVGLSFKTGTDDLRESPLVTLAEQLIGKGMQLAIYDPEVHLASLLGANRSFIQTHLPHIGQMMRPELEEVIRESEVLVIGLAGQAVADTLARSCSSGQVLLDLVRLPNRPAIAARVLGLCW; encoded by the coding sequence ATGAAAATTAGCATTTTCGGTCTGGGCTATGTCGGTGCGGTGTCGCTGGCGTGTCTTACTCGTGATGGTCACGAGGTGATCGGCGTCGATATCGATGCGACCAAACTGGAACTGATCATGGCTGGCAAGACTCCGGTGGTCGAGGAGGGGATGGTCGACCTGATGGCCCTTGCCGTGGCCAGTGGTCGCGTCACCGTCACCACCGATGCGCAGCAGGCAGTGCTCGACAGTGAGGTTTCCCTGGTTTGTGTTGGAACGCCGTCCGCATCCAACGGTAGTCAAGATCAGGGGGCGATCCTGCGTCTGGCGGCAGAGATGGGCTGTGCGATCGCTGGCAAGCATGAGCCGCACATCGTCGTCTTTCGTTCGACGCTGGTGCCCGGTACGGTTGAGGACGTGCTGCGGCCGATTATCGAAGAAAAATCCGGTAAAAGGGATGGCGAAGGTTTTTTTCTCTGCTTTCAGCCGGAGTTTCTGCGCGAAGGATCGTCGATTCGCGATTACGACAAACCTCCGTTCACCATCGTCGGTGCCAACCATGCGTATCCTGTCAAGCGCTTGCGCGCACTGTTTGGCAATTTGCCGTGCCGCTTCATTGAAACCTCGGTTCGCTCCGCCGAGATGATGAAATATTGCTGTAACAACTTTCATGCGCTCAAGATCACCTTCGCCAATGAAACGGCACGCCTTTGCGAAGCTCTCGGCGTCGATGCCTTCGAGGTGATGGATCTGGTCTGTCAGGATACACAGCTCAATATTTCGACGGCGTATCTCAAGCCCGGCTATGCCTTTGGCGGCTCGTGTCTGCCGAAGGATCTGCGCGCGACGACCTACCTTGCCAAGATCCACGACGTGGACATCCCGATGCTTGGTGGCATCATGCAGTCGAACCGCAATCATCTGGAACTGGCGCTGCGAAAACTGCTTTCCCTCGGCAAGCGAAAGATCGGTTTCGTCGGACTGTCGTTCAAGACCGGTACTGACGACCTGCGAGAGAGTCCGCTGGTGACGCTGGCAGAACAACTCATCGGCAAGGGGATGCAACTGGCCATTTATGATCCGGAGGTCCATCTGGCAAGTCTACTTGGAGCCAACCGCAGCTTCATCCAGACGCATCTGCCGCATATCGGGCAGATGATGAGGCCGGAACTCGAGGAGGTCATTCGAGAGTCGGAGGTGCTGGTGATTGGGCTCGCCGGACAGGCGGTCGCGGATACCCTGGCCAGATCATGCAGTTCCGGGCAGGTGCTGCTTGATCTGGTCCGGCTTCCAAATCGTCCAGCGATTGCGGCCAGAGTGCTTGGATTGTGCTGGTAG
- a CDS encoding glycosyltransferase family 4 protein codes for MAGVVKQVTGGDPLSLICVVGPLPPPSGGMANQCEQLVRLLRADGFDVELVRTNAPYRPAWVGHLPVLRAGFRLLPYLLELWLAAGRASVMHVLANSGWAWHLLAAPAMVIARLRGTPVIINYRGGNADTFFAGAPRNVLHMLAGAALRVTPSAFLQRVFSRYGLTAEVIPNIVDLSRFIPSPPRCFGDAPHLVVTRNLEAIYDIPTAMRAFARVKPSFPGARLTVAGSGPELGHLQQLTVELGLQDSVCFAGRIDNADIPALYSSADCLINPSTVDNMPISILEAFASGVPVVSTSAGGIPDLVEQGVNGLLVPIADHEAMSREVLRVLQDAGLAMALKQAGLAQARKYSWPQVRGQWLDAYRRVGAAKSKLTPVIRTNGDLP; via the coding sequence ATGGCAGGCGTCGTAAAGCAGGTGACGGGTGGAGATCCCTTGTCGCTGATCTGTGTGGTTGGGCCGCTGCCGCCACCGTCTGGTGGCATGGCGAATCAATGCGAGCAACTCGTTCGTTTGCTGCGGGCTGACGGCTTTGATGTCGAACTGGTACGCACCAACGCGCCCTATCGACCGGCCTGGGTGGGTCATTTGCCGGTGCTGCGCGCCGGTTTCCGTCTGCTGCCGTATCTGCTGGAGCTATGGCTGGCGGCTGGGCGCGCGAGCGTGATGCATGTTCTTGCCAACTCCGGCTGGGCCTGGCATTTGCTTGCCGCCCCGGCGATGGTCATCGCTCGCCTGCGTGGCACGCCGGTGATCATCAACTACCGGGGAGGGAATGCCGATACTTTCTTTGCGGGAGCGCCGCGAAACGTACTCCACATGCTCGCCGGGGCAGCATTGAGAGTCACTCCTTCGGCATTTCTGCAGCGGGTCTTTTCGCGCTACGGGCTGACTGCCGAAGTCATTCCAAATATCGTCGATCTTTCCCGATTCATTCCAAGCCCGCCACGATGTTTTGGTGACGCGCCACATCTGGTGGTCACCCGCAATCTCGAAGCGATCTACGATATTCCGACAGCGATGCGAGCTTTTGCCCGGGTCAAGCCCTCATTTCCGGGCGCCCGCTTGACTGTCGCCGGCAGCGGGCCGGAGCTTGGACACCTGCAGCAACTGACTGTTGAACTTGGTCTGCAGGACAGCGTATGTTTCGCCGGTCGCATCGACAACGCCGACATTCCCGCGCTGTACTCTTCAGCGGATTGCCTGATCAATCCGAGCACCGTCGACAACATGCCGATCTCTATTCTCGAAGCTTTCGCCAGCGGTGTGCCGGTGGTCAGCACTTCTGCGGGCGGAATCCCCGACCTGGTTGAGCAAGGAGTCAACGGTTTGCTGGTGCCGATCGCTGACCACGAGGCGATGTCGCGAGAAGTCCTGCGTGTCCTGCAGGATGCTGGCCTGGCTATGGCTCTCAAACAGGCGGGTCTGGCACAAGCCAGAAAGTATTCTTGGCCGCAAGTACGGGGGCAGTGGCTGGACGCTTACCGGCGGGTCGGTGCAGCGAAGAGTAAGTTGACCCCTGTGATCCGTACTAATGGAGATTTGCCATGA
- a CDS encoding class I SAM-dependent methyltransferase: protein MTALSETLLRKCYANSPHPYRLYEEHVTQLLTPDSVLLDAGCGRTVPVLRKYLGRARRLIGIELVSFSDVPPGIETYNADLSDMPLPDASVDLIMSRSVFEHLTDPAAVYKEFARVLRPGGVLVFLTANMWDYGTLVARLVPNRFHSRIVKQVEGRAEEDTFPTAYRTNTRADVEHLATSAGFTVENFEYLSQYPNYLMFNGALFFLGTCYEKLISRFEILRFLRGWIMVTLRKPGLSR, encoded by the coding sequence ATGACTGCACTTTCCGAGACACTGCTGCGGAAATGCTACGCCAATAGCCCTCATCCCTATCGTTTGTACGAAGAGCACGTCACGCAACTACTGACTCCAGATTCCGTATTGCTCGACGCAGGTTGTGGGCGTACCGTCCCGGTCCTGAGAAAGTATCTTGGACGTGCCCGCCGTCTGATCGGGATCGAATTGGTCAGCTTTAGCGACGTTCCTCCTGGGATCGAGACCTATAATGCCGACCTGTCTGACATGCCGTTGCCCGACGCCAGTGTGGACCTCATCATGTCACGCAGCGTTTTCGAACATCTGACTGACCCCGCGGCAGTGTACAAGGAGTTCGCGCGTGTCTTGCGCCCGGGAGGCGTGCTGGTGTTCCTGACCGCCAACATGTGGGATTACGGTACTCTGGTTGCGCGCCTGGTTCCCAACCGCTTCCATAGCAGGATCGTCAAGCAGGTGGAAGGAAGGGCGGAAGAGGACACTTTTCCGACCGCCTATCGGACCAACACTCGTGCCGATGTGGAACATCTGGCGACTTCGGCTGGGTTCACTGTAGAGAACTTCGAGTACCTTAGCCAATACCCCAACTATTTGATGTTCAATGGTGCCCTGTTCTTCCTGGGCACATGCTACGAGAAATTGATCAGCCGCTTCGAGATCCTGCGCTTTCTCCGGGGCTGGATCATGGTCACGCTGCGCAAGCCGGGCCTGAGTCGCTGA
- a CDS encoding phenylacetate--CoA ligase family protein encodes MCSHFLFPLHERLKGHDSVAVRKRLEESQWWSADRLVDYRTGRLRDFLADIGLRVPYYRDLFRRLGFDPRSVRSIDDLSALPLLNKHDIRVNVDRLKSDSHGPLTRYNTGGSSGEPLIFYMGRARKSHDVAAKWRATRWWDVDIGDSELVVWGSPIELGAQDRIRRLRDGLMRSHLLPAFEMSATNLDRFVDTIRTRRPTMLFGYPSSLSLIARHAQQKHLEMSRLGIRVAFVTSEKLYDEQRTLISEVFACPVANGYGARDAGFIAHQCPSGSLHISAEDIVIETVGPDGRHVGLGKPGEIVVTHLATADFPFVRYRTGDIGLLSDRICPCGRNLPVLEEVQGRTTDFVIAQDGTVMHGLALIYTVRDLPGVERFRIEQVSIDQTVVKVVTGSAFGQVSEDRIVRDFKARLGRNVDVRIEKVSEIASEASGKFRYVVSHVKPLVGVEKVTDA; translated from the coding sequence ATGTGTTCACATTTCCTCTTTCCCTTGCATGAGCGTCTCAAAGGGCACGATTCAGTGGCCGTGCGCAAGAGGCTTGAGGAAAGCCAGTGGTGGTCAGCGGATCGACTGGTTGACTATCGCACGGGTCGTCTGCGCGACTTCCTGGCCGACATTGGGCTGCGCGTTCCCTATTACCGGGATTTGTTCCGGCGTCTTGGCTTCGACCCGAGGTCGGTGCGCAGTATTGATGACTTGTCCGCCTTGCCGTTACTGAACAAACACGACATTCGCGTCAACGTCGACCGACTCAAGTCAGACAGTCACGGTCCGCTGACGCGCTACAACACTGGTGGTTCTTCCGGTGAGCCGCTGATCTTCTATATGGGCCGGGCGAGGAAGAGCCACGACGTGGCCGCCAAGTGGCGCGCCACGCGCTGGTGGGACGTTGACATCGGCGATAGCGAACTGGTGGTCTGGGGGAGCCCAATCGAACTGGGTGCGCAAGACCGTATTCGACGTCTGCGCGACGGGCTGATGAGAAGCCATTTGCTGCCGGCCTTTGAAATGTCAGCGACGAACCTCGATCGCTTTGTGGATACCATCCGAACCCGGCGTCCGACAATGCTTTTCGGTTACCCATCGAGCCTTTCTCTGATCGCCCGCCATGCGCAGCAGAAACACCTGGAAATGAGCAGGCTGGGTATCCGTGTCGCATTTGTGACTTCAGAAAAGCTCTACGATGAGCAGCGCACCCTGATCAGCGAAGTATTTGCCTGCCCGGTGGCCAACGGTTACGGTGCCCGCGATGCTGGATTCATTGCGCACCAGTGTCCTTCCGGTAGTCTGCACATCAGTGCCGAGGACATCGTGATCGAAACCGTGGGTCCGGATGGCAGGCATGTAGGGCTCGGGAAGCCCGGCGAAATCGTTGTCACACACCTGGCGACAGCGGATTTCCCTTTTGTCCGCTACCGCACCGGCGATATCGGTCTCCTGAGCGACAGGATCTGCCCCTGCGGCCGCAACCTGCCTGTTCTGGAAGAGGTACAGGGGCGCACCACAGACTTTGTGATCGCCCAGGATGGTACCGTGATGCACGGGCTGGCGCTGATTTATACGGTTCGTGACCTGCCTGGTGTCGAGCGTTTCAGAATCGAGCAGGTGTCCATCGATCAAACGGTCGTCAAGGTCGTTACCGGATCGGCTTTTGGCCAGGTGTCGGAGGATCGTATCGTGCGCGATTTCAAGGCGCGTCTGGGCAGAAACGTGGATGTTCGCATCGAAAAGGTCAGTGAAATTGCCAGCGAAGCATCCGGAAAGTTCCGCTACGTCGTCAGCCACGTGAAACCCCTTGTGGGTGTTGAGAAAGTTACGGATGCGTGA
- a CDS encoding putative O-glycosylation ligase, exosortase A system-associated, producing MRDLLILGIIIAALPFAIAHTWIAVILWTWISLMNPHKLAFGFILNAPIAAVAAGAALLSMVFTRDKLRMPWTPPVIVLLLLVLWMCLTTVFAIDPIGSSSQLNKVMKIQIMTVVALIALQTRKHIEMFIWIIVLSIGYYGFKGGIFTILTGGGSRVWGPPGSFIEENNALAVAVIMTIPLINYLRMVATRLVFRLGLLALMLLCTLSALGSQSRGAFLAISAMGLVLWYRSERKVVNGVAIAVIAAGLIAFMPSSWEQRMRTIETYQQDNSAQSRLGAWRFCANVANHRLLGGGFDLYTPLNYAVYAPAESVGTPVAHSIYFSILGEHGYGGLFLFLLLWWLTFRCAARIRRQARDRPEMAWTYHLAGMCQVSMVGYLAGGAFLQLAYFDLPYNILVVLVVTDRWIREGGWHQEKVGAFGSGKPITAAAAPHPAANKLT from the coding sequence ATGCGTGACCTGCTGATACTGGGCATCATCATCGCAGCCCTGCCTTTTGCAATCGCTCATACCTGGATCGCCGTGATTTTGTGGACATGGATCAGCCTCATGAATCCCCACAAACTGGCCTTTGGCTTCATCCTCAACGCACCGATTGCTGCCGTGGCTGCCGGTGCTGCGCTACTCTCGATGGTCTTCACACGCGACAAGCTGCGCATGCCGTGGACTCCTCCGGTCATTGTCCTTCTGCTCCTGGTCCTGTGGATGTGTTTGACGACGGTTTTCGCCATTGATCCAATCGGTTCATCGAGCCAGCTCAATAAGGTCATGAAGATCCAGATCATGACTGTTGTCGCCTTGATTGCTCTGCAAACACGCAAACACATCGAGATGTTCATCTGGATCATTGTTCTCTCGATTGGATACTATGGGTTCAAGGGTGGCATCTTTACCATTCTCACAGGAGGAGGCTCCAGGGTTTGGGGGCCTCCAGGCAGCTTTATTGAAGAAAATAACGCCCTGGCCGTGGCGGTGATCATGACCATCCCTCTGATCAACTACCTGCGGATGGTCGCAACCCGCCTCGTTTTTCGCCTCGGTTTGCTAGCGCTGATGTTGCTGTGCACGCTTTCGGCCTTGGGATCGCAGTCGAGAGGGGCATTCCTGGCGATCTCTGCGATGGGGCTGGTGCTGTGGTATCGATCCGAGAGAAAAGTTGTGAATGGAGTGGCCATCGCTGTCATCGCCGCCGGTTTGATTGCGTTCATGCCCAGTTCGTGGGAACAACGGATGCGGACGATAGAGACATATCAACAGGATAACTCTGCGCAATCCAGACTTGGCGCATGGCGGTTCTGCGCAAACGTTGCCAATCACCGCCTGCTGGGCGGCGGCTTCGATCTCTATACACCCTTGAATTATGCGGTATATGCTCCTGCGGAAAGTGTCGGAACGCCTGTGGCACACAGCATCTACTTCTCGATACTTGGTGAGCATGGTTATGGTGGCCTGTTCCTGTTTCTGTTGTTATGGTGGCTAACCTTTCGTTGCGCAGCCCGGATACGCCGGCAGGCTAGGGATCGGCCAGAGATGGCATGGACCTATCATCTTGCCGGCATGTGTCAGGTCTCCATGGTCGGCTATCTGGCGGGTGGCGCGTTCCTCCAACTGGCCTATTTTGACTTGCCTTACAACATTCTGGTGGTTCTTGTCGTGACTGATCGGTGGATTAGAGAGGGGGGATGGCACCAGGAAAAAGTCGGCGCTTTTGGTTCCGGAAAACCCATTACTGCTGCCGCTGCACCCCATCCGGCAGCAAATAAATTGACATGA